In Rheinheimera sp. MM224, one DNA window encodes the following:
- a CDS encoding metallophosphoesterase family protein, translating to MKTLFFRFLMALFCLPVLAAEQSAPTQIAFLPDVHFHDVYAQFNDGSFKGLSRASGNKDQSKNKAATIRTMAAQLQSTRLFNENYFALRAALDDLVRRKVKLVVLPGDFSDDGQSVHIRGLKAILQQYSTTHGLKFLLTLGNHDPVRPYAHAAGKADYLGPDGRPLAIFSPGSEPCNKSGQDVICTEEVKELGYRELMTELSDFGFYPKADDLYWETPYSNYNSSNYSYTEALAQSDFTKRQFEICQQGAGGSYKKPDYSNCHVIPDASYLVEPVEGVWLLAIDANVYKPKAGYQGKGNEAAAFEGSGNAGYNAMFDYKPQVMAWVKQVAARAKAQGKTLIAFSHYPMIEFYQGQTQHIATLLGEERGQLSRSPKTQISERLADLGVQLHIGGHMHLNNTAVAHSNRGNSLVNIQAPSLAAYVPAYKLLTLTTPQQVKVQTIVLQDVPGFNQLFEHYQHEWQQLKQDKQPVWDASILQSKNYREFANGHLRELTRLRFLPNDWPDELRQLLLSLTGEQMLVLSQLNSKTTLKDFSPHVLQDLGQSNEWQHARQQAKALALTAGIRLEDLATWTGFDLVLDFYRLQNAGELALPDIPPARLKEYGFFTATLQQPDAAAQVQGWTDWTLAQYSRYKFAALFQIIDGFLQGQPNGDFMLNTKTGELTSLKKHQAQ from the coding sequence ATGAAAACCCTGTTTTTTCGCTTTTTAATGGCTTTATTCTGTTTACCTGTATTGGCAGCAGAACAAAGTGCTCCAACACAAATTGCTTTTTTACCTGACGTACATTTTCATGATGTGTATGCACAATTTAACGATGGCAGCTTTAAAGGCCTGTCCAGAGCAAGTGGAAACAAAGACCAAAGTAAAAACAAAGCAGCCACCATCCGCACCATGGCTGCTCAGCTGCAGTCCACCCGGCTTTTTAACGAAAACTACTTTGCGCTGCGCGCCGCTTTAGATGATCTGGTGCGTCGCAAGGTTAAACTAGTGGTGCTGCCGGGCGATTTTAGTGACGACGGCCAAAGCGTGCATATACGTGGTTTAAAAGCTATTTTGCAGCAGTACAGCACTACCCATGGCCTGAAATTTTTACTGACATTAGGTAATCACGATCCGGTACGGCCTTATGCCCATGCTGCAGGTAAAGCCGATTATCTAGGACCTGATGGCCGGCCTTTAGCTATTTTTAGCCCAGGTTCAGAGCCTTGCAATAAATCAGGTCAAGACGTGATTTGCACTGAAGAAGTCAAAGAACTGGGCTATCGCGAATTAATGACGGAGCTTTCGGACTTTGGTTTTTATCCTAAAGCAGACGACCTGTATTGGGAAACGCCTTATAGCAATTACAACAGCAGCAATTACAGCTACACCGAAGCTTTGGCTCAGTCGGATTTCACCAAACGTCAGTTTGAAATTTGTCAGCAAGGTGCTGGTGGAAGCTACAAAAAACCAGACTATAGCAACTGCCATGTTATCCCAGATGCCAGCTATCTGGTGGAGCCTGTTGAAGGTGTATGGCTATTGGCCATTGACGCCAATGTGTATAAACCCAAAGCCGGCTACCAGGGCAAAGGGAATGAAGCTGCAGCCTTTGAAGGCTCTGGCAATGCAGGTTACAACGCTATGTTTGATTACAAGCCACAGGTGATGGCCTGGGTAAAACAAGTGGCAGCGCGCGCTAAAGCTCAGGGCAAAACCCTGATCGCTTTTAGCCATTACCCTATGATTGAATTTTATCAGGGGCAAACCCAACATATTGCTACTTTATTAGGTGAAGAGCGTGGCCAGTTATCGCGCAGCCCTAAAACACAAATCAGCGAAAGACTGGCCGACCTTGGCGTACAGCTGCATATAGGTGGCCATATGCATTTAAACAATACGGCAGTCGCTCACTCAAACCGGGGCAACAGCCTGGTGAATATTCAGGCCCCCTCTTTAGCAGCTTATGTACCAGCGTATAAATTGCTAACACTCACAACCCCGCAGCAAGTGAAGGTTCAGACCATAGTGCTTCAAGACGTGCCTGGGTTTAATCAGTTGTTTGAGCATTATCAACACGAATGGCAGCAGTTAAAACAAGACAAACAACCTGTGTGGGATGCCAGCATTCTGCAATCGAAAAACTACCGCGAATTTGCTAACGGTCATTTACGTGAACTGACACGTTTACGCTTTTTGCCCAATGACTGGCCGGACGAACTGCGCCAATTATTGCTGTCCTTAACTGGCGAGCAAATGCTAGTGCTCTCCCAATTAAACAGCAAAACCACATTGAAGGACTTCTCACCCCACGTATTGCAAGACTTGGGTCAAAGCAATGAATGGCAACACGCCAGACAACAAGCCAAAGCTTTGGCTTTAACTGCTGGGATAAGGCTGGAAGATTTAGCAACCTGGACAGGCTTTGACTTAGTGCTGGATTTTTACCGGCTACAAAATGCAGGTGAACTGGCTTTGCCTGATATCCCGCCAGCACGGCTGAAAGAGTACGGCTTTTTTACTGCGACACTGCAACAACCCGATGCAGCAGCACAAGTGCAGGGTTGGACAGACTGGACTCTAGCGCAATATAGCAGATATAAATTTGCCGCTTTGTTTCAAATCATCGATGGCTTTTTGCAAGGCCAGCCAAATGGTGATTTTATGCTGAATACAAAAACAGGCGAGTTAACCTCACTGAAAAAACATCAGGCGCAATAA
- a CDS encoding TonB-dependent receptor produces the protein MKSQNQYRHHLVSKRTALSLAIGQLVLGTAISLPAYAQDKQTEQKVEVIAVKGTYSKSLEQAVDMKKENIGFSDSIVATDIADFPEQNLAEALQRMPGVTIERNKGLGSKVNVRSLPSEFTHVSINNLATASGSGGRDVEFDIFASEIIQSVTVQKSPTAADEEGGIAGSVQIGTAKPFDYSDAQFVVSAEGAHNSISEKTDPKFSFLASDTWGDWGALVSFSKAERNNRTDSNSGINFRPMSRFLEASAPRSTQAAEVLERDAGVIVSDFKNKDETSRIIFQDKVGDRVFQSEQDKWGSTASVQYKPSSDFSLTFDAMLGGYDNTEDEYDAAAYSASSRSTLETIHAYDDKTLAQYGMVVLTDVSYTATQHEFLSKERINETDFTQYSITMDWNLNGWEINALAGFSGAEKTADYSNLKHVAYAPSRTRWTANGGETIKSDNPNSIDMYNAADKYLFEAYETELEEVQDDKYAAQLDFKKELEWSMLPALSSVQFGVRYTDKSKERNFGATKIQGPKAGDSSYVNKRTLKDSELGYVTDIASGGSYQAKNLNWMQISNDYARRTFRYEGFFTPFQVNQYYRVDEEVTALYAMSNFDFEIGGLPSKLNAGVRAVDTDVLSFGYHPIQNQDGTTGYTKDPVSADGSYSDVLPSFNLTVEVADDLIWRTAASETLMRPDLADIAYKRTVSWNEFRFKDGNPGLKPTKAKQWETGLEWYMENGGILAASYFWKDIEGVVREELTGIVEDVEKRNADGSLDGYYDFEVFQPVNAEGSYKVTGLELIAQLPLTMISESLDGFGINANYTMLDNSLTGASDLDIPTPPEGLADKTYNFTAYYENDIFDARVSYNYKDKYVEYIHLNMYPVYRDAYGQTDIALGYKLTDNVKLSLKGINITDEETTGYTMDPAFPVMYEFSGRRVSLGLRADF, from the coding sequence ATGAAAAGTCAGAATCAATACCGTCATCATCTTGTATCAAAACGTACAGCATTAAGTCTGGCCATAGGCCAATTAGTGTTGGGCACTGCCATCAGTTTACCTGCTTATGCACAAGACAAGCAGACTGAGCAGAAAGTAGAAGTCATTGCAGTCAAAGGCACCTACAGTAAAAGTCTGGAACAAGCCGTTGATATGAAAAAAGAGAACATTGGTTTCTCCGATTCTATAGTTGCGACTGATATTGCTGACTTTCCCGAGCAAAACCTGGCTGAAGCTCTGCAACGTATGCCTGGCGTCACTATCGAGCGTAACAAAGGCCTGGGTAGCAAAGTCAACGTACGAAGCTTGCCATCTGAATTTACTCATGTGTCTATCAACAACCTGGCAACAGCTTCAGGTAGCGGTGGCCGTGATGTGGAATTTGACATTTTTGCCTCTGAAATCATCCAAAGTGTAACAGTACAAAAATCGCCGACAGCTGCCGATGAAGAAGGTGGTATCGCAGGTTCAGTGCAAATTGGTACGGCCAAGCCTTTTGATTACAGCGACGCACAATTTGTTGTTTCTGCCGAAGGTGCTCATAACTCGATCTCAGAAAAAACCGACCCTAAATTCTCTTTTCTGGCCAGCGATACCTGGGGTGACTGGGGCGCTTTAGTGTCTTTCTCCAAAGCAGAGCGTAATAACAGAACAGATTCAAACTCTGGCATCAACTTCCGTCCTATGAGCCGTTTCCTTGAAGCTTCAGCACCACGCTCTACTCAAGCTGCTGAAGTTCTGGAACGTGATGCAGGCGTTATTGTCAGCGACTTTAAAAATAAAGACGAAACCAGCCGTATTATTTTCCAGGACAAAGTGGGCGACCGTGTCTTCCAAAGCGAGCAGGACAAATGGGGCAGCACGGCTTCAGTACAGTACAAACCAAGCTCAGACTTCAGCCTGACCTTTGATGCAATGTTAGGTGGTTATGACAACACAGAAGATGAATACGATGCAGCAGCATATTCCGCATCAAGCCGCAGTACTTTAGAAACTATCCATGCCTACGACGACAAAACTCTGGCTCAATACGGTATGGTGGTCCTGACCGACGTGTCTTACACCGCGACTCAGCATGAATTTTTAAGCAAAGAGCGTATCAACGAAACGGATTTCACTCAGTACAGCATCACTATGGATTGGAATCTGAACGGCTGGGAGATCAATGCGCTGGCAGGTTTTTCAGGTGCAGAAAAAACGGCTGACTACTCGAATCTGAAACACGTGGCTTATGCTCCGTCCCGCACCCGCTGGACCGCAAATGGTGGCGAAACCATCAAGAGTGATAATCCAAACAGCATCGACATGTACAACGCTGCCGATAAATACCTGTTTGAAGCTTATGAAACAGAACTGGAAGAAGTTCAGGACGACAAATACGCAGCTCAGCTCGACTTTAAAAAAGAGCTGGAATGGTCCATGTTACCAGCCCTGAGCAGCGTACAGTTTGGTGTGCGTTACACTGACAAATCGAAAGAACGTAACTTTGGTGCTACCAAAATCCAGGGACCAAAAGCTGGCGACAGTTCATACGTGAACAAACGCACTTTAAAAGACAGTGAATTAGGTTATGTTACCGATATCGCTTCTGGTGGTTCTTATCAGGCTAAAAACCTCAATTGGATGCAGATATCAAACGACTATGCACGTCGCACCTTCCGTTACGAAGGTTTCTTCACACCATTCCAGGTTAACCAGTACTACCGTGTTGATGAAGAAGTCACAGCTTTATACGCCATGAGCAACTTCGACTTTGAAATTGGTGGCTTACCAAGCAAGTTAAACGCTGGTGTACGTGCTGTAGACACTGACGTTTTATCTTTTGGTTATCACCCAATCCAAAACCAAGATGGCACTACTGGCTACACTAAAGACCCAGTGTCTGCAGACGGCAGCTACAGTGACGTATTACCAAGCTTTAACCTGACTGTTGAAGTAGCTGACGATCTGATTTGGCGTACAGCTGCATCAGAAACTCTGATGCGTCCTGATTTAGCTGACATTGCTTACAAACGTACGGTTAGCTGGAACGAATTCCGCTTTAAAGACGGCAACCCTGGCCTGAAACCTACCAAAGCTAAACAATGGGAAACTGGTCTTGAATGGTATATGGAAAATGGCGGTATCCTGGCCGCATCTTACTTCTGGAAAGATATCGAAGGCGTAGTGCGTGAAGAGCTGACCGGTATAGTGGAAGATGTAGAAAAACGTAATGCGGACGGTTCACTGGACGGTTACTACGATTTCGAAGTGTTTCAGCCAGTGAATGCTGAAGGCTCTTACAAAGTGACAGGTCTGGAATTAATAGCTCAGTTACCTCTGACTATGATCAGCGAATCACTGGACGGTTTTGGTATCAACGCCAACTACACTATGTTGGATAACAGCTTAACAGGTGCTTCGGATTTAGATATTCCAACGCCACCAGAAGGTTTAGCAGATAAGACCTACAACTTTACTGCTTACTACGAAAACGACATCTTTGATGCCCGTGTGTCGTACAACTACAAAGACAAGTATGTTGAGTACATTCACCTGAATATGTACCCGGTTTACCGTGACGCTTACGGCCAGACGGACATCGCCTTAGGCTACAAGTTGACAGACAACGTCAAATTGAGCTTAAAAGGCATCAACATTACCGACGAAGAAACCACGGGTTACACCATGGACCCAGCTTTCCCTGTGATGTATGAATTCTCAGGCAGAAGAGTAAGTTTAGGTCTGCGTGCAGATTTCTAA
- a CDS encoding dienelactone hydrolase family protein, translated as MSDRKTAKDFHPETLRLFDRYVHGDISRRDFLAGAAKFAVAGMTAVTLLQALTPNYAMGQQIRPDDPQLETEYLTYPSPKGYGELRGYLAKPKQLNGKLPLVLVVHENRGLNPHIEDVARRLALAGFIAFAPDALFPLGGYPGDEDKARALFSALDQDKTRHDFIEAVRILQKLPQGNGKVGVVGFCYGGGMSNFLATELPDLAAAVPFYGRQADLAKVVAIQAPLLIHYASMDERVNAGAKAYDEALKAAGKNAQSFVYPDTQHGFHNDTTPRYDKAAATLAWDRSIKFFKQHLS; from the coding sequence ATGTCTGATCGTAAAACGGCCAAAGATTTTCATCCTGAAACCCTGCGTTTATTCGACCGTTATGTTCATGGCGATATCAGCCGGCGTGATTTTTTAGCTGGTGCAGCAAAGTTCGCTGTAGCAGGCATGACGGCTGTGACTCTATTGCAGGCACTGACACCCAACTACGCCATGGGACAGCAAATTCGGCCTGATGATCCACAATTAGAGACTGAATATCTGACTTATCCAAGCCCTAAAGGTTATGGTGAACTGCGAGGTTATTTGGCAAAACCTAAACAGCTCAACGGTAAGTTACCTCTGGTTCTGGTGGTGCACGAAAACCGAGGTTTAAACCCTCATATTGAAGATGTAGCACGCCGTCTGGCCTTGGCTGGTTTTATTGCCTTTGCTCCTGATGCTTTGTTTCCGCTTGGTGGTTACCCTGGGGATGAAGACAAAGCCCGCGCTCTGTTTAGTGCTTTAGATCAGGATAAAACCCGGCACGACTTTATTGAAGCTGTGCGTATTCTGCAAAAGCTACCTCAAGGTAATGGCAAAGTGGGGGTTGTTGGCTTTTGTTATGGCGGCGGCATGTCGAACTTCCTTGCAACTGAGTTACCTGACTTAGCTGCTGCAGTGCCATTTTATGGCCGACAAGCTGATTTAGCCAAAGTAGTAGCTATTCAGGCGCCGCTGCTTATTCATTACGCAAGTATGGATGAGCGGGTAAATGCTGGGGCTAAAGCTTATGATGAGGCGCTTAAGGCCGCGGGTAAAAATGCACAGAGTTTTGTTTACCCTGATACTCAGCATGGTTTTCATAACGACACTACACCACGTTACGACAAGGCAGCTGCAACGCTTGCGTGGGATAGAAGCATTAAATTTTTTAAACAACATCTGAGTTAG
- a CDS encoding cupin domain-containing protein: MNYQAINFKDKFSKFDNHWSPRVIAQMNDYQFKLVKVEGDFVWHDHPDTDEVFIVVNGVLDIEFEDGKVTLQAGEMFVVPKGVKHKPGAKAECQLLLVEPKGIVNTGDTQSELTAQNDVWI, encoded by the coding sequence ATGAATTATCAGGCTATTAATTTTAAAGATAAATTTTCGAAGTTCGACAATCACTGGTCACCCCGCGTTATTGCCCAAATGAATGACTATCAGTTTAAGCTGGTGAAAGTTGAGGGGGACTTTGTCTGGCACGATCACCCGGATACCGATGAAGTATTTATTGTGGTGAATGGTGTGCTGGATATTGAATTTGAAGATGGCAAAGTAACCTTGCAGGCGGGCGAAATGTTTGTTGTGCCTAAAGGGGTTAAGCATAAACCCGGCGCAAAAGCTGAATGCCAGCTCCTGTTGGTTGAGCCCAAAGGTATAGTGAATACCGGAGATACCCAAAGCGAGCTTACTGCCCAGAATGATGTTTGGATCTAG
- the nudK gene encoding GDP-mannose pyrophosphatase NudK encodes MSNKIRNIQKTLLSDNWYTLNKFSFEYQNHNGQWQLQHREAYDRGNGATILLYNSAKGTVILTRQFRLPTYINGNADGLLIETCAGLLEQDNPEDCIKREAEEETGYKVDKVQKLFEAYMSPGSVTEIIHFFAAEYAEDMQVSAGGGLAHEQENIEVLELDFERAYSMIGTGEIKDGKTIMLLQYARINGLITTKEGSSKE; translated from the coding sequence ATGAGTAATAAAATCAGAAATATTCAGAAAACCTTGTTGTCGGACAACTGGTACACCCTGAATAAATTTAGCTTTGAATATCAGAACCATAATGGTCAGTGGCAACTGCAGCATCGTGAAGCTTACGATCGTGGTAATGGCGCTACTATTTTGTTGTACAACAGCGCTAAAGGCACAGTGATTTTAACCCGTCAGTTCCGGTTACCTACTTATATCAACGGTAATGCCGATGGTTTACTCATTGAAACCTGCGCTGGTTTGCTCGAGCAGGATAATCCGGAAGATTGCATTAAGCGAGAAGCCGAAGAAGAGACCGGCTACAAAGTAGATAAAGTGCAAAAGCTGTTTGAAGCTTATATGTCGCCGGGTTCTGTTACCGAAATTATTCATTTTTTTGCGGCTGAATACGCCGAAGATATGCAGGTTTCAGCAGGTGGTGGTTTGGCGCATGAGCAGGAAAATATTGAAGTGCTGGAACTGGATTTTGAACGGGCTTATTCGATGATAGGCACAGGTGAAATTAAAGACGGTAAAACTATTATGTTACTGCAGTACGCCAGAATTAATGGCTTGATCACAACTAAAGAAGGAAGCAGTAAAGAATGA
- a CDS encoding DUF3224 domain-containing protein — protein sequence MTTLEGLFQITGWNEQPYSEGDDGVKQSYAKVSQSYSGAIEGTSTVHYLMSYQSAGSALFTGFETLTATIEGKTGTVVIQHNGTFEQGVASSSFVIVSGSGNEQLAGLTGSGSFRSTENGQAKYQFSLHTAD from the coding sequence ATGACAACACTGGAAGGTTTATTTCAAATCACCGGCTGGAATGAGCAGCCTTACTCTGAAGGTGATGATGGTGTTAAACAAAGTTATGCCAAAGTGTCGCAAAGCTACAGCGGCGCAATAGAGGGCACAAGCACTGTGCATTATCTGATGAGTTATCAGTCGGCTGGCTCTGCGTTGTTTACTGGTTTTGAAACCTTAACCGCAACTATTGAAGGTAAAACCGGTACTGTGGTGATACAACACAATGGCACTTTTGAGCAGGGCGTTGCATCAAGCAGTTTTGTGATTGTCTCAGGTTCAGGCAATGAACAACTGGCTGGATTGACTGGTTCGGGTTCTTTTCGTTCCACCGAAAATGGTCAGGCGAAGTATCAGTTTAGTCTCCATACCGCAGATTAA
- a CDS encoding cupin domain-containing protein, whose translation MTRKMTRTKLSIEQAYVVLNTDKKASIEVVDADLYQRLDAHYSGFQGCELISCFEFEQDWSSWEMHPEGDETVILLSGQVTFVLQQGAGEELVLLEQPGDFVVVPKNTWHSARTQVKTKLLFVTPGEGTQHKPL comes from the coding sequence ATGACCAGAAAAATGACCAGAACCAAACTCAGTATTGAACAGGCTTATGTGGTACTGAACACGGATAAAAAAGCCAGCATTGAAGTGGTGGATGCTGATCTTTATCAGCGTCTGGATGCCCATTATTCTGGTTTTCAGGGTTGTGAGCTGATTTCCTGCTTTGAATTTGAGCAAGACTGGTCGTCATGGGAAATGCATCCAGAAGGGGATGAAACCGTGATTCTGCTATCTGGTCAGGTTACTTTCGTCTTACAACAGGGTGCTGGTGAGGAGCTGGTGCTGCTAGAGCAGCCCGGTGACTTTGTTGTGGTGCCAAAGAACACCTGGCACAGCGCCAGAACCCAAGTGAAAACAAAACTACTCTTTGTTACTCCGGGTGAAGGCACTCAACATAAACCACTTTGA
- a CDS encoding AraC family transcriptional regulator encodes MVNYRQRLQKVLAFIEANTDTAPDIQTLSKLAHLSKYHFHRQFSLCFGISPFALIRSLKLKKAAYQLAFRTQLTVTDIAFEAGFENAESFSRVFRQLSGQSPSRFRKAPDWGYWQQQHKVLSDIAGATMKEPLVYQVQRVDFPGISVAVFEHKGAPHQLMHSIRRFIDWRKSQKLAPAKSRTFNLVYDDPATVPTQDYRFDLCCEFNGVLADNADAIVLKQIPAGPCAMIRHTGSDQQLAQAVRYLYSVWLDETQAELRDFPLFFERVHFFPDVPQHQAVTDIYLPIE; translated from the coding sequence GTGGTTAATTATCGGCAAAGACTTCAAAAAGTATTGGCGTTTATTGAAGCCAATACAGATACCGCTCCGGATATACAAACGCTGAGTAAGCTGGCTCATTTATCCAAATACCACTTTCATCGCCAGTTTAGTTTGTGTTTCGGCATCAGTCCTTTTGCTCTTATTCGCAGCTTAAAACTTAAAAAAGCAGCATACCAGCTGGCATTCAGAACTCAGCTGACCGTGACCGATATTGCTTTTGAGGCTGGTTTTGAAAATGCCGAGTCTTTCTCGCGTGTATTCCGGCAGCTCAGCGGGCAGAGTCCAAGCCGTTTTCGAAAAGCTCCGGATTGGGGTTATTGGCAACAACAGCACAAAGTTTTGAGTGACATAGCAGGAGCAACTATGAAAGAACCCCTTGTGTATCAAGTTCAGCGCGTTGATTTTCCTGGTATTTCAGTGGCAGTTTTTGAACATAAAGGTGCACCTCATCAACTAATGCACAGCATCAGACGTTTTATAGACTGGCGGAAAAGTCAGAAATTAGCTCCAGCAAAAAGTCGTACTTTTAATTTGGTGTACGACGATCCTGCGACAGTTCCAACTCAGGATTACCGCTTTGATTTATGTTGTGAATTCAATGGCGTTTTGGCTGACAACGCCGATGCTATAGTGTTGAAGCAAATCCCGGCGGGACCTTGCGCTATGATCCGTCATACAGGTTCAGATCAGCAACTGGCTCAGGCCGTGCGGTATTTGTATTCAGTCTGGCTTGACGAAACACAAGCTGAGCTGCGGGACTTTCCATTGTTTTTTGAGCGGGTGCATTTTTTCCCTGATGTGCCACAGCATCAGGCAGTGACCGACATTTATCTGCCGATAGAGTAG
- a CDS encoding amidohydrolase family protein, with protein MKKHVISLMVSLVLCGTSTSIFAEKIALVGGRLIDGTAENLIRNSVILVDEGIIQQVGSVDTLQVPQGYKVVSTEGHDLLPGLWESHAHIQLTGHADYVHWQAKYKDRFADEIMPASLVQLLLAGVTSVRDLGAPLEDTQIIKAKLAKNEIPGPSLYASGPFLQWQVRDWEKSYRWAVKDKSDAVKKVNQLADAGMDIVKLIDQDDMPREVAEAIVQQAHKRGMKVVAHSHKPDEIRRGIEIGVDNFEHTGLTTAPGYPEDVLTAIKERTGTGMFKGLLFWTPTVEGLWSYQDTVKNPEHLDNTCWHRGLKPDTIADIQQSIKKPGHLGYTQLVPLRKPTLKHKIEQLKETGVVMLVGTDVGIPMKFHCQTTWHEMALWVDDFGFDPIETIRAATYWPAVMMGVQDKYGSVTPGKVADIIAVRGDVLKYMNLLQHVDLVMKDGVIYKQNGQVIEEALKR; from the coding sequence ATGAAAAAACATGTTATTTCACTGATGGTTAGTCTTGTGCTTTGTGGCACAAGCACCAGTATTTTTGCGGAAAAAATTGCACTGGTTGGTGGCAGGCTGATTGATGGTACGGCTGAAAATCTGATCCGAAATAGCGTGATCCTGGTCGACGAAGGCATCATTCAACAAGTGGGCTCAGTCGATACATTACAGGTGCCCCAAGGCTACAAAGTAGTCTCCACTGAAGGCCATGATCTGCTGCCTGGCTTGTGGGAAAGCCATGCCCATATCCAACTGACCGGTCATGCCGACTATGTGCATTGGCAAGCTAAGTACAAAGACCGTTTTGCCGATGAAATTATGCCAGCCAGTTTAGTGCAGTTATTGCTGGCAGGAGTGACCAGCGTGCGGGATTTAGGTGCTCCACTGGAAGACACGCAAATCATCAAAGCCAAACTGGCTAAAAATGAGATCCCTGGGCCAAGTCTTTACGCATCTGGCCCTTTCTTACAATGGCAAGTTCGGGATTGGGAAAAAAGTTACCGCTGGGCTGTGAAAGATAAAAGTGACGCCGTAAAAAAAGTGAATCAGTTAGCCGACGCCGGTATGGATATAGTGAAACTGATTGATCAGGACGATATGCCACGTGAAGTGGCTGAAGCTATAGTGCAGCAAGCCCATAAACGGGGCATGAAAGTTGTCGCGCATTCGCACAAACCGGATGAAATCCGCCGGGGTATAGAAATTGGTGTTGATAACTTTGAACACACTGGCCTCACCACAGCACCGGGTTATCCGGAAGATGTATTAACCGCCATTAAGGAACGCACTGGCACAGGTATGTTTAAAGGCCTGCTGTTCTGGACGCCTACTGTTGAAGGTTTGTGGAGTTATCAGGATACAGTCAAAAATCCGGAGCATTTAGATAACACCTGCTGGCACAGAGGCTTAAAGCCAGACACTATCGCCGATATTCAACAGTCCATTAAAAAACCCGGCCATTTGGGTTACACCCAATTAGTGCCGCTGCGCAAACCCACACTAAAACATAAAATTGAGCAGCTAAAAGAAACCGGAGTGGTCATGCTGGTGGGGACAGATGTCGGCATTCCGATGAAATTTCATTGCCAGACCACCTGGCATGAAATGGCGCTCTGGGTTGACGATTTTGGCTTCGATCCTATAGAAACCATCAGAGCTGCGACTTACTGGCCAGCTGTGATGATGGGGGTGCAGGACAAATACGGTTCGGTGACACCAGGCAAAGTCGCAGACATTATTGCCGTAAGAGGCGATGTACTTAAGTATATGAATCTGTTGCAACATGTTGATTTAGTCATGAAAGATGGGGTGATTTACAAACAAAACGGTCAGGTTATTGAAGAAGCGCTGAAGCGTTAG